A single region of the Biomphalaria glabrata chromosome 15, xgBioGlab47.1, whole genome shotgun sequence genome encodes:
- the LOC129923188 gene encoding uncharacterized protein LOC129923188, protein MKLIAQFDPLLSSHLQHSKNVPGSVSYLSPRIQNEFISLLASTFRKQILCDIRRNKYYGLMLDSTPDLAHREQLSEVIRFVDVNFKTKKVTIKESFLGFIQLHAKDATTLENVIVEQLQADNLPIADCRSQCYDNAAVMAGELSGLQQRIAIRNPQASFVNCNNHSLNLAGLHAAKQDPVVVTFFGTVEKIYVFFSASTVRLEKMKELLGIKLKRECPTRWSARQDAVNAIHEQFDGFLQLLDNLYEDGTQTILSKIDRIQKRLQDPAMNFHDASLDLEGLQQRLSSIREDVCITAVNAAKVLCEKLGIRIEGRIKRRKQMPGENAGDAGLAAVEEITRIMKSVIDRLIQLMTTRFGRLKTLDEKFGFLFNISKLFANDTSNDIQQHCATLADCYKTDIDGTELFVEISDCTSMGQERLSDLALLSIEKELVETINFDDVIDNLASARSRKVVL, encoded by the exons ATGAAGCTAATTGCTCAGTTTGATCCATTATTATCAAGTCATCTACAGCATTCTAAAAATGTTCCGGGTTCAGTTTCATATCTGTCACCAAGaattcaaaatgaatttatcaGTCTTCTTGCATCTACTTTCAGAAAGCAGATACTCTGTGATATTCGACGAAACAAATATTATGGACTAATGCTAGATTCAACACCTGATCTAGCACACCGGGAACAGTTATCAGAAGTTATTAGGTTTGTTGATGTTAATTTCAAAACCAAAAAAGTGACCATCAAAGaatcttttcttggttttattcAGCTTCATGCAAAAGATGCAACAACACTagaaaatgttattgttgaacaGTTGCAAGCAGACAACCTTCCTATAGCTGACTGTCGATCTCAGTGTTATGATAACGCAGCTGTAATGGCAGGAGAACTGTCCGGACTCCAACAAAGAATTGCCATTCGAAATCCTCAAGCATCGTTTGTTAATTGTAACAACCATAGCTTGAATTTAGCTGGATTACATGCTGCAAAACAGGATCCAGTTGTTGTTACATTTTTTGGAACAGTTGAGAAAATTTACGTTTTTTTCAGTGCTTCAACTGTTCGATtggagaaaatgaaagaattgcTTGGAATTAAATTGAAGAGAGAATGTCCAACACGCTGGAGTGCAAGACAAGATGCGGTGAATGCAATCCACGAACAGTTTGATGGATTTTTACAGCTGTTAGATAACCTGTATGAAGATGGTACTCAAACTA TTTTGTCAAAAATTGACCGGATTCAAAAACGACTGCAAGATCCAGCAATGAATTTCCATGACGCATCACTGGATTTAGAAGGACTGCAGCAACGGCTAAGTAGCATTCGAGAAGATGTTTGCATCACTGCAGTCAATGCAGCTAAAGTTCTGTGTGAAAAATTGGGAATTAGGATAGAAGGAAGAATTAAACGTCGAAAACAGATGCCTGGTGAAAATGCTGGTGATGCAGGACTCGCTGCGGTTGAAGAAATAACTCGCATTATGAAATCAGTTATTGATAGACTAATCCAGTTGATGACAACACGATTTGGTCGTCTGAAGACGTTAGATGAAAAGTTTGGATTTCTATTCAACATCAGCAAATTGTTTGCTAATGATACCTCTAATGATATTCAACAGCACTGTGCTACGCTGGCTGACTGTTATAAAACTGATATTGATGGAACTGAACTGTTCGTAGAAATCAGTGACTGCA CTTCAATGGGTCAGGAGCGTCTGTCAGACTTGGCATTGCTAAGCATAGAAAAGGAGCTGGTCGAAACAATTAATTTTGATGATGTCATTGACAACCTTGCTAGTGCAAGATCACGAAAAGTAGTTCTATAA